In a single window of the Drosophila albomicans strain 15112-1751.03 chromosome 3, ASM965048v2, whole genome shotgun sequence genome:
- the LOC117568718 gene encoding uncharacterized protein LOC117568718, with amino-acid sequence MISEVQPGDCLSPNISSEDNLKESATKQLDTKFTPKSLQQYFIDNQIFPNLSCVDTDEEESTLDDPKSLRLENKSLSSETLCINNYGCPKNNAESVSISVANRSSFYSSAAKQHAQNKTLVSHQSAKIDMARMYEMVQDITKCNFGRNAPSKSDSISVAHHLAIEYGRPLTSTELMIISIKKFWFDNLELKIGDSFMHVDRYLFLYHFNAFKGNPNLYLELPSHKVPMNLMAKLYHWFIDDNYMFPLGDDFLAIYEMAKFLDLRRLLEQFWFTFSTSSSEGFWEQGAFKGYLDARQMPCPDMMSIFLTRIRKCFLPLVASIEFLQLDVNELIFLFKLDTISVNCEDEIFFTAVRWLEYDWSERKKHIVEIMNHIRFRLISPWLQRSLLYHPENQMLHELAAKDEVKALLWEACLFGTAILGAKKFPDSCDKLIMHHYNKVIEMQRFWVYCPGVPHHHDIKCTQFRPLTYETFNHFLTCLQSNSQTFMDTIRCSPQKQWVSYECCNSDRNVSCRIIPHMYKMSRKCN; translated from the exons ATGATATCTGAAGTTCAACCTGGGGACTGTCTGTCACCGAACATAAGTAGTGAAGACAATTTAAAGGAGAGTGCAACGAAGCAATTGGATACAAAATTTACACCTAAATCGTTGCAGCAGTATTTTATTGACAATCAAATATTTCCGAATCTCTCATGCGTTGACACAGATGAAGAAGAATCAACATTAGATGATCCCAAATCATTACGCctagaaaataaaagtttgtCTTCGGAAACGCTGTGCATTAATAATTACGGTTGCCCCAAGAATAATGCGGAAAGTGTCTCAATAAGTGTCGCTAACAGAAGTTCATTTTATTCGAGTGCAGCAAAACAACATGCCCAGAACAAAACATTGGTGTCGCATCAAAGTGCCAAGATTGACATGGCTCGAATGTATGAAATGGTACAGGACATTACAAAGTGCAACTTTGGGAGGAATGCCCCATCAAAGTCGGACAGTATTTCGGTGGCTCACCATTTGGCAATTGAGTATGGTCGGCCCCTaa CTTCCACAGAGTTGATGATCATCTCGATAAAAAAGTTTTGGTTCGATAATTTGGAACTGAAAATTGGCGATTCTTTTATGCATGTCGATCGATATTTATTCCTTTATCATTTCAATGCTTTTAAAGGGAATCCCAATCTATACCTGGAGCTACCCAGCCATAAAGTGCCCATGAATCTAATGGCCAAATTGTATCATTGGTTTATCGATGATAATTATATGTTCCCTCTCGGTGATGATTTCTTAGCCATATATGAGATGGCCAAATTCCTTGACTTACGTCGCCTCTTAGAACAGTTCTGGTTTACTTTTTCAACGAGTTCAAGTGAGGGATTTTGGGAACAAGGTGCATTTAAGGGCTATCTAGATGCACGTCAAATGCCATGCCCTGATATGATGTCTATTTTTCTAACTCGAATACGCAAGTGTTTTCTTCCACTAGTCGCTTCCATCGAGTTTCTTCAGTTGGATGTGAACGAGTTGATCTTTCTTTTTAAACTGGATACTATAAGTGTCAACTGTGAGGACGAAATATTCTTTACTGCTGTGCGTTGGCTAGAGTACGACTGGTCGGAGCGTAAAAAACACATTGTAGAGATCATGAACCATATTCGTTTTCGGTTGATATCGCCCTGGCTGCAACGATCCTTGCTGTATCATCCGGAGAACCAAATGCTCCACGAGTTGGCCGCCAAGGATGAAGTCAAGGCCTTGCTTTGGGAAGCGTGTCTGTTTGGAACAGCTATTCTTGGTGCCAAAAAGTTTCCCGATTCTtgtgacaaattgataatgcATCATTACAATAAAGTTATAGAAATGCAACGTTTCTGGGTCTATTGTCCGGGCGTTCCTCATCACCATGATATCAAGTGCACGCAGTTCCGGCCGCTTACCTATGAAACATTCAATCATTTTTTAACTTGTCTTCAGTCGAATAGCCAAACTTTTATGGATACAATCAGGTGTTCGCCTCAAAAACAGTGGGTTAGCTATGAATGCTGCAACAGTGATCGTAATGTAAGCTGTAGAATTATTCCTCACATGTATAAAATGTCacgaaaatgtaattaa